The DNA window GGTCCCCGAAGGTCATTGCTCCTATCACCCCCTGGTCACTTGCCACCGACAGCGTGCCGACGAACACCTGTGATGTCGTCAGCGGATTCGCCAGACCAAACAGCTCCCATCCCGGACTGGAAAGCTGCGATTTGGCAGCCATGGATCGAACTACTGGCGCAGCCATCTCCTGTCCCTGTTCGTTCAACAACCGCAAGATGACCCGGCTGGTCTGGCTGGAGGGATTGACCAGGGCGATCTGGGTGTTGATTCGCAGATTACTCCCCAGGTATCCGCTGGCAAATTGAGGGCCGGACAATCGATTGGGAACCATCGATCCATCCTGACCATTCAGAGCAGCCAGCGCCTTGCCGGTGCCGAATCTCTCAAAGCCCAGCAACTGCCCGTCGGCGGCATTAACCTCCACATACCCGCTGGTCTGGCTGATCTCCTGGACCGCAGTGCCGTGAGCCGCCACGACTGTTTGAGGAATCGCTGCCGACCATAGGAAAGACAATCCATGAAGCTGGAGCGTAGACCATATCGGCTCCGTCCATTGCCTCAACTCCCGTCGCGGAGGTCATGCCCTGGAGGAAGAAACCGCTGATGTCCGGCTGGCTTGACCGCACCTCAATCCATCCGTGCTCCACGCCCATGGCGGCCGGGCTGTTGAATATCTCCTCCGTTACCTTCGCCTCCTGACGCATAGGTGCCAGAACAACAGGCGGTGAGGGATTGACGGCAGAGGACAACTGAGCCAGGGCGCCGTGGCGGTCCCAACCGAACACCTGGATGGTGGCCGTCTCTTTCCCTTCATTCAGGAAGGCCACGCCCTGGAAAGTGCCCGGCATGGAAAACCAGGAGGGACAGAAAAGACTCGGGACGGTTGTGGATGACCCGATCGACAGGGAGTACGAGTGATCAACCCAGGGAATCCGTTGGGTTGGGGCGCCGGCCGTCGTAGGCACACCTATCAACGCGCCCGGATGAATCGTGCGCGCCGAGCCGGCCAGGAATGATGCGCTGCCGGGTCTCGTGAGTTGAAAAACCAGGCGTGCCAGCTCGACCTGCATGCCCGGATTTTCGGTGCCGCTCCGGGTGTTCATCAGGGTGACGAAGCCTCTGGCGTTGGCGACCGCTACGTCCGTATATGCAAATCCGGCATCCGAATAGCCGGGGGCTTGTCCGGAGCTTACCGAAAGCAGGAGGACGCGGGACGAATCGAATCCTACCGGAATAGAGAATCCGGTCAAGATGGGATTGTCGCCGCCAGATGCCGTTACCGAACTCAGGTCTGCGAAGGCTCGCACTTCGAGCTGGCTGTCCGCCATCGACGGGTTCGCAGGTTTGAACTGCAAGGTGATCGCAGCCGCGCCGGTGAAAGCGTTCTGTGCGCATACGACAAGACCCGACGCAAGGCAGAACCACATTCCAAGCAGGAATCTTACCGCTGACATCGTGATCTCCCCCTTTCAAGAAGAAGGGACGCGTGCCTCGACTCAGAGGAAGGCCCATCGCGTCGATGGGCGCATCAGCGCCTGAGTTTTTTTATCTGAACGGCGGCACCTGTCTTGGGCAGAAGGGTTTCGAAATAGACCAGATCCAGAATATCAACGACTCCATCTTCGTTCAGGTCGGCACCCGGCAGGAGAAACGCTTTGTTCTCGAGCAGATACTCGGTCAAAAGCCTGCGATCAACTTCGTTGATCACCCCGTCCGCATTGAAATCGCCTTTGTACCCGATTGCAAACAGGCCGGAAACAGCTCGTGTTCCGCCGTAAGGGTCGCTAACTGCCAGCAGGCATTGGGAGGAATTGATCTGGGGTACCGTCCAGCTGTATTGACCTGTCCCGGAGGAAGCGGTCTGGATTGCCTTCCAACTCTGTCCACCGTTGTCGGAGTACTCCACTTGAACAGCTCCCAGGGGACGATCGGACGACCATGCAATGGAATGCGCAGAATTCCTCAGCCACATGGCGCCTGTTGCAGGTCCTCCCGACATCTTGATGGTCGGGATCGTACTCTCCAAGGGCAACATCGCACCTTGCAGAATTCGCTTATCAGTGGCCTGGAAAAAAACGACGATCGAACAGTAATTCCAGTCAGGCTGCACGGAAAACTGTTGGGTGGAGGCGGCATTTGCGCCCGGGTCCAGCGTCATAGTCTGCCCGGCGGCATTCGGCAGCATGGCGCGGCAGACGAAATCCACGATATCCATGTCCATCCATCGGTAAAAGCGGTGGCGTTCGACCAAAGCCACATGAAGAACGCCGCTCAGCCTCTGGGACGAAGTGTTGGCGATTTCCACGCGCACCTGGTTGGCAGACTCCAGAGACAACGAGAAATCCACGGTTGGAGACACGGCAGCTGCCTGATCATAGGGGTAAACATATTGGCTGTACATGCTGCCGGATGGAAGTCCCCCGCGCCTCTCGATGGTGCCGTCAAACAAAACACGGGGGGTACCAGCGCCGGCTCCATAGTACTGGGATCGAGTGGTGAAGGCTCCGCCGCTGTCGAAGGAGTCTTCGTGGTAGGCGATCACCGCCAAAGCCTCCGGCTTCTCCTGCTTCAGTTGTTCCAGCCCGCGCTCCGCGCTGGGACAATACGTTCAAGATATTCCTGTAAAGATCTCGGCGATCACCACCTTCTGACTCGCGCCGTAGGCCGAAGGGAGTGCGGCAGTGACAAGACAGAAAGCAAGAATCCCGCTGATTCGTGGTCGCATTGGATCCCTCCCAAGGTATTCGACCGGCCGGCTGCTGTTTGCACTGCCAGCCGGCATCGCTTATCAGCGAAGGACAATATGGTTTGCCGGTTTCTTGGATATCCAAACCATTAGATACGAACTGTCCCCTTGCGGTTCAGAAGCCGGGAGTTCCCGCCGGGGGCTATAATAGCAACCTATCTCTTTCTCTTTTGTGACACAAGGGAAAAGCGAACGGTGATCTTTAGGTTGCATCGAGGAAACGACTTGCGTTACCATTTAAATTGAAATTACCTTCAGGTTCGTCAGAGCAGATTGAATCAGAATCATGCGGCCGGATCACCAGCGGTCGTAATTCGGACGAACTACGATACCGGACTTCATCTGCGGTGGGGAGTGTGAGTTCCTCGATGAATAGTGGACCACACATGCGCCGCCAGGGGAGTCAATATGAGGCCTCACCATATCAGTTGTATTCTGATCTTCGCTGTCGGCTTTCTTTTCAAACCGGTGATCGCAGGAGTGACCCCGCAGTCACGATCCATAACGTTTAACGGCCGCATTCAAGCTGCCGAAGTCGACCAGTTCGACGAAGCTGCCGGCGTGTGGAAACACAAGCGGGTTCTGCTTCTCAATACAGCCGGCGGCGAATTGCTGGAGCTGGAGCGCGCGCCGGTCGAGTTGGCACGCGCCGGGCTTGGCCGGCAGGTTCGTGTTTCCGGTTCCTTGCAGAAACAGAAACTGGTCGTTGAACATTTCGAACCCGTCGAGTCCCCGGAGGCGACGGCAGCACATGCGCTTTTGCAACCGACGCAACAGGTCCCGCTGGCATCGGACACACTCGGAGGCCAGAAGACGCTCGTTGCCCTGTTCAACTTCACAGACGTACAAACCCGGCCTTTCACACTCGATTCCATAAAAGACAAAGTTCTGTATGCTGCCAAGTCCACAGACAGCTTTCTAAGGGAGAATTCCTACGGGAAACTGTGGCTGGACGTAGACTTTGTTGACTGGAGAACCTTGCCGGCAATATCAACACAGATCTGTCCAGGTTCTACCTGATCATTCAATCAGCAGCTTCTTGGCGAAGCTATCAAAGCATTGGATGCCGATGTTGACTTCAGGAACTACAGCCGGCTGATTCTGCTGTTTGTAAAAAACGCCAACGGTGTCTCTCAGGGAGCCATGGGCTCGGTTGGGAAGTGGGACTTGAAGTCTGCCGGGGATGGCTCTTTCCGTGCCTCCGTCTTTTACATGGGCGAAAGCTATATTACCAGTGAGGCAATCGCTCACGAAATCGGTCACAATCTCGGATTGCCACATGCTTCGAGCGTGCCCTGTGTACCCGCGAGCCTCGTGGATCCCGTCGACTGCTGTGGCAGTTGGGATGAGGCGGGCGATGCGGGAGACACGATGGGAAGCATCACCGGATTCCAGCATTTCTCGTCCGTTTTCAAATCTCTGTCTTTCTGGTTTGATCCCGCTCAAGTCTTCGATGTGGCGGATTCCGGTGAGTACACCCTGGATCAACTCGAGCTGCCTTCCAATGGAATCAAAGCCCTGCGGATCCCGGCTGGAAAAGACTCGTCAGGCCAGGAGGCCTACTATTGGGTTGAGTACAGAACCACGGGGACCTTCGACCAGGAACAGGCAGTGCAGGTGCGTTTCCAACCCGTGGCAGCCTTTAATGGCTCGTCCATGACGAATAACACCCTGAGATTCAAAGGCCCCGCATTTGGCGGGAGCATCTCGGGAAAGGTCGTGTCGGAATCCGATGGATCACCTGTACCGCAGCAGGCATATGTTTATCTATACGACACTGCCTGGAGATCCATTCGGAGTGCATATACAGACGGCGCGGGACACTATGCGTTCAAGGGCCTGGCTGCCGGCAGTTATTACCTGCGTACTTCCAACAATGTGGGGCTGATCGACGAATACTACAATAACGCACGGAGCCAGAAATCCGCTTCCTTGCTCACCCTTACCCAGGACCAGACGATCGACAATGCAGATTTTGCCCTGGCAACCGGCAGCATTCTGTCGGGCGTCATCAACCGCGAATCGGACGGAACGAGCGTTCCGAACGCCTATGTTTATGCGTACGACAGTTCATGGGCCTATATCAGAGGAATTGGAGCGGACTCATCCGGCCGTTATGCATTGACAGGTCTGCCAGCCGGCAAGTATTACCTGGAGGCTTACAGCTCAGCCGGGTACGGCTATCTGACAACGTGCTATATCAATACTCTAAACCGCGCTACGGCAACCTCGGTTTCTTTGAACCCGGGAGAGCGGCTCAACGATATCGATATTTCGTTGTTTCCAGGGGGTGCCATCTCGGGCAAGGTTCTGCAGGCGTCGGATAATGCAGCAATTCAGAATGTCTGGGTAAATGCATACGACAACGCATGGAAAAGCATTAAATCGGCGGTCACCAGCTCCGACGGCCGCTACATGATCAAGGGCCTGCCTTCAGGAAGCTATTTTGTCGGCGCTTTAAACAGCCTGGGCTACATCAACGAGTATTACAGGGAAGTCACGGACCGGAGTGCCGCAACCGCGATCCAAGTTGTGCAGGACTCCGAAACCGGCAGCATCGATTTCACGCTGGCCAAAGCCGGCACCGCATCGACAGAGGCTCACAACCACAACTCTTCAGGATATTGGGCCCGACAGGCACCGCAGGGAATTGATGAGGCCGCGGGAGAACAGAATCACTCCGCTTCAGGCGACCCAGTTGCCCTTCCCGACCTGACTGCCGACCTCGGTTTTTCCAGCTCCGCCGAAGGCAGAATCCATCCGGCAAAAGCGCAGTCGCTAACCCTGCCGTCAGCAATTCCTGCCATTCAATCCGGGAATCCGGTCGTTTCGCTTTCCGATGTGACCTCGACGGCGCCGTTTCTTGATCCGTATCGTGGAGTGAAGATAGAGCTTCTGGAGAGCACGGGGACCGGCGCCGAGGCGCGCGCAAAACTGAAGATTTCCCTATCGAAGTTGCGGATCGATGTGGGGCACACGATCAACTTCGATCAAATCGCGATCGGCGGCAGGCAGGCAAAGGAATTGACAATTACCAATGAAACCCCCGCGGCTGTCATGATGGGCATGCTGTGTGTCCAGGGAAGAAGCGATGAAAATTTCTCGGTGACCAGGGATGAATGTTCGGGGATAAACCTGACGCCGGGCGCCACCTGCAAGTCGGAGGTCTCTTTCTCTCCCGTGCGCTACTCCGGTACTGCGGAGGGCGAGTTTGCCGTCCTGAAGATTCCGACCAGCGACAGCCTGCACAGTGCGGCTTCGGTTGATCTCCGGGGCAAGACTCTGGCTGCCGATCTCACCCTTTATGGATATCAGGGCGCGAACTTTGTTGTCGGTCGAAACGGAATCTATGAATTCGATGTCGTTAATTATGGAACGGTGTCTTCCTCCGACGTCATCACGATCACGGATAAGTTGCCGACAGGATTGCGTTACGTCTCCAATTCGATCGGCTGGAGTTGCTCAGTAGCAGGTCAGGACGTGAGTTGCTCAAGAGCGCTGGTTCTGAGACCCAACTATGGCACCGTCCTGGACCTGACCGTTGCCGTAACAGCCGAGGCGGCACCGACGTGTGTGAACAAGGCTACTGTCTCCAATTCATCCGATGCCAATCCGGACAACAATTTTTCCATTCTGACGACCATGGTCGACCTGGGGTCCGGCGAAGCTTCGTACGGTCCCATTCTCCTGAAAGAAGACGGCACATTCACGGGCTTCGCTTTCCTGAATGCCGGGACAGCCACGGCGGCGCTTTCAATTACTGCCCTCGATAAGACGGGAGCCGCCCTGCAGTATGATGGTATGACCAATCCCGCGACGCTTGTCCTCAAGCCAGGTGCGCAGTTTCCGGTTATGGACGACCAGCTCTGGGCCTTCCCTCCGGGCGAGAAGGCAAAGATGGGCTGGTTCCGGGTCGACAGCCTGATCCAAAGGGTTTTGGGATTCACATTGGCCTTCGACGGGATGCTGCAGGTGCTCGACGGGGCCACTTTCTCGCGATCGCCTGCCGGCACGGTAGTTCTTCCCGATGTCGTGACCGAGGGTTTTACGCGGATTCATGTCCTGAATCCGGGTACCGCAGACGTCAACCTGACTATCGGTTTGGTCGCCGCGGATGGGACGCCGCGGCCGACGGCAGCCCGTAAGCTGGGACCGAACGCTTCCCTTGCTGAGACCGTACAGGAACTGTTTGGCGGCGTCAGTGCTTCAACATCAGATTATCTTCGGGTGACCGCGAACGGTGACATCGTAGCTATGGAATGCCTCGGCGTCGCAGACCAGTGGATCAGGGCTCTTGGCGCGCAGGACGCCGGCGGGGGAGCGCAGGTTTTGTATGCATCTCAATATGCGGTCGGTGGACCCTACTGGACCACTTCAATCTCCATAGTCAATCTGGATTCTTCGCCGGCCCAGCTCAGAGCCAGATTGATAAACGACGATGGGAACCAGATCGGCCAAACACTACTGATGCCGATCAAGGCCAACGGCAAAGTTCTGTTGAGTGAACAGAACCTGTTCTTGGAGGCGGGAGATACCCTGACGCAGGGATATGTGGAAATCACCAGCGACGGTGCCCGGCTGGCCGGGAGCGTCACTTTCGGGGATAAACAAGGCAGGATTTCCGCCTCGCTGCCGTTGCAGCCGGCGGCACACAAGGAGTTTGTTTACGGCCACGCCGCTTCCAACGCGACCTGGTATACCGGCATTGCCCTGGTGAATCCCAATGATTCCGACATCACAGCCACACTTCAGCTCTATGACAAGTCCGGACAGTTGTCGGCTTCAAAAACCGAAGTCATGGGAGCCAAGCGGCGCAAAATACAGTTGCTGAACGGATTTTTCCCTGAGGCAACAGGTGCCGATATCACCTCCGGGTACATTCGAGTCTCTGCCGGCAGCCCTTTAGTCGGCTTTGCCCTTTTTGGCACAAGGAACGATACCGTGCTGGCGGCGATTCCACCTCAGGCTATTCGATAGGAAGCCTTGGTGAGAATACCAGAAAGTACTGGTAGGGCAAAAAGGTGTGTTCTTTGGCCAGCGTGAAGCCGTTTGATTCCATTTGCCGCACCACATCCTCACGGGCAACTTTCATTTCGGGCGGAGGACCCAGAGGCAATTCCTTCTTCTGAAAGTCGATGATAATGACCTGGCCTCCGGGTTTGAGTATTTTTTTCAGGAGTGCAAGGTATTGAGTCTGGTTTTCGATATGGTGCCAGGTGTCGCAGATGAAAAACCGGTCTATTGAAGCATCCATGAGCAACGGATCATCGGGAGCGGAAAGGATGGTCACGACATTTTTCAGTTGCAGCTCGCGGACGCGGCGATTCAGGTACAGGATCATGTCCGGGCTGATATCGACCGCATAAACACGTCCATTGCTGCCCACATGTTGGGCAAACCTCAGTGCGAAATATCCGGAGCCTGCGCCGATGTCGGCCACCACCTCCCCTTCTTTCAGGCCAAGCGCCATGATTACCTCGTGGGGTTTCTGATAGGCATCGCGCTGAGGATCTTCCAGAGATGCGATGTAGGCCTTCGGATCCTGGTGCAATCTGTGAACATCATCGGCAGTAAGCGGCTTGACCGGATTCTGTGCCGTGGATCTGGTCCTTTCTTGTCCTGCATTGCATGGCCGCCCGCCGGCAGCGACCGATTCCCATGCACTATGGTATCACACTGACAAAATCAGACCCAGTTCCCAACCAGCTTCTCAAAACGGAAAGCAGCCAAGAATGGCGGCATTTGTGAAATTCGTACCATTCGTGACTGTCTTAAACATTCCGCAATCCGCAATCGACAAGATCCGCGATTCAAATTGGTGCTACCTCAGGATCCGCGTGAACACCGCGCCCTTTCCGCCTCGCAAGTCTCTGCCGTAAGAGACGCTGAGGGTAAGCCGGCCCAGGATCGTCAGCTTCGACTCCAGGCCCGTGTCCCAAAGCCAGGGGGATCCGAAGAATGTTGTGCTGTCGTACATTTTGCCGGTGTCGAGAAATGGACCCAGGGACAGCTCCCAGAAGCCGGGTTGATGGATCAACTTGTCCAACTGCCAGTTCATGAGCAGATAACGGCGGCCGAGCGGACCGGCTCCCTTCCTCCCATCTCGCGTTCCACTGTGGCCGCGCAAATAGAGATCGTTGTCGCGCTCCATCCCCAGGCTGAACATCTCCTCAAAGGGCGCGTGGCCGGCAGTCGTGCCTGCGCCGAGCCGTCCGGAGAGCTGGTAATCCTTGCCGCTTGCCTGCGGCAGCAGGTGCCATTCCAGGGTTCCTGTTATTCTCAAGAAGGCTCCGTCAGATGCGCTCAGGATCTTGCCGATTCGTGACTCAGTGCTCCAGCTCAGTTCAAACCGGTGTTCAGGAGCGGACCGGCTCTGACGCAATCCAATCTCATACTCCAGGGTTATTCCTTTTCTGAACAAGGCCTGCCAGGCAGCACTGCCCGGAGGAGTCGTGTTGAACCGCCGGTCTGAGACAATAACTCCATTCCGCATGCTGGTGCGGCTCCCCAGGAACGTTTGGACTGCCGCTCCCGTTTCCAGCGTGCTCATGGTGAAGGAACTTTCCGCGAACGCCGGGTTCCGCAGCGAGGCTGCGACGTCCCAGTTCTCGCGGCGCGCGTCCAGGCGGGCCTGAAAGCGCAGACCTGGGCTGCCTCCGACCGGACCGGATACCTCTGTGAAAAGGCGCCGCTTTTGCGCGTCCCAGCGGCCGAGTGAAATCAAGTTCCAGGCAGCTCCTCTGATGTTAAAGAACTCCGGGTGCACGGTCCGGTACGGCGCGCCTCTGAGTAGCGAAACCAGCCCATCGAGCCACGAGTCGCCCCCCCCATTGCGCTCCAGCGCGCGAAAGCCGAGGTCGAAGCTCCCGTCATCCCGGGGCAACAGCTCGAAACGCGGGGATGAGTAAATGCCGAGCGAATCTATCGATGTGCGGCTTGCGTAATACTCCTTCAGCGTGAGCGGCGCGCCCGGTGAAAATGCGAATGAGCGGTCAAGCAGCACCGGATCGACGCGCAGGCTCGGCTCGATGTTGACTTCCCGAACCTGAGGCTTGTCGACCCGATTCCAGAACTTGAGCGCAGCCTCCAGATTACCGTTGAGAAAGTAAAGGCTGGCCAAAAAGTCGTTTCCGTAGGCATCGGCGGGATCGAGTTGCAGCGCCTGTTTCAGGAAGGATCTTGCCTCCCCTCGCTTTCCTGCTTTGAACATGACTCCGGCGAGTTCGAGCGGAAATCTGATGTCGCGCGGCGCCTTGGTCCGGCCTGACTCAAAAGCGGCTTCGGCTTCCTGCCAGTGCTCGAGACGGGCCAGCGCGATTCCCCGATAATAGTCGAAGTCGGCCGGCGCCTCCGGCGTGGCGGGCGCAAGCCTGATAATCTCCTCCCATTGGCCGGCAGCCGAAAGTGTCCTGATACGGGAGAGGAGCGAGTTCGCATCCCCGGAATCTCGCTGATCTTGACCGGAGCATTGCGGGCCCAGGCAAAGCGCGAAGGCCAGAATCAGGTTCCGGAAGACGGTTTCAGCTCTCATCTTTCGGCAGCACCAGAAGAGTCCAAAAGCCGCAGCGGCTCCATGCGCTCTCAAAGTCGGCGCGCTTCATCTTTTGCAGCTTGCGCCGGGCGGGATCATTGGCGAGGAGAAGATCGTGAGCGTTGTCGATGCCCGCTACCACCAGATAGTGGAAGGTGCCGGAGCCTTGCTTTATCGCCACGATGAGAGGACGGCCTTGGGCAACGTGATGCTCCAGGTCAGCCCATTCACCCACAAAGGCGTAGGCTCGGAAACCGTGGTTTTCGAAATAGCGGGTCACATCCCTGGTAGGAACCCCTTTTGAATTGCGGGAGTTCAAGCTTCGGCGGATGGCGGCTTCATCAGCGGCTGCATCCGGCTGCCGGTGTGAGCTTGCAGCCCAGTATTTCATTACCATCGAGATACAGGCCGGTCCGCAGCTATTCCCGACCTGCGCGACGAATGGCACGTCCAGCCAGATTTCTTTGGGTGCCGCGGCTGGGACCTGAGCCAAAGCGCACAGCAGGCAGAGTTCGGCCACTCCGCGAAGCGCCGTCATGGACACGACAGCCCCTCCCCGTGTTTCTTATCTTTTGACGATTATGAGCACGATGACGGCTGTCGCCAGGGCGATAATGATGTAAGTCAACTGTTGGTTCGTTAAAGCGCCGGCAGCAAAGTCGCGCTGAGCCTTGTCGACTCTCGCGGCCAAGCGGGCCAATTCCTGATCATCCAGGTGCGACACGGCGCGCTCTATCTGCCTGCGCACGCCAGGGAAGTTCTCCAGCGCCCGGGCAGCCTGATCGGAAGTGAAGAAACGCCGCACGCGGCTCAAGTTTCCCTGCCGCTCCTGCGCATGCGCCAGGATCGACTTCTGGATGTCGGCCTTGCTGACCACGTGCTCACTGGCCCGGAGGCTTGCAGGCACCACGAGCGCTGCAGCCAGAATGGGAGCCAGAAGGATCTTGACCAGTTTCATAGGCGAGGACGTCATGGAACCTCCCTTAGTGTTTTGTCACTGGCTTCAAAATTACTTGAGTCTCCCGGGCTTTGCAAGAGCAACCCAAACCCGGCGCAGCCTTTCCAGTGCATGGAAGCCTGCCCTGGTCCAGCGGACACTAACCCCGGCAATCGCTCAATACCCGATCGCCTTGCCCTGGCCGCGCGGATCGGCCGCGCCCGTGAAGCGCACCGGCTTGTGCGCGGAATCATATTCGATCGTCAGCCCGTGGGCGTTGCCGATGCCCGGCACGACGCGGATATTGTGTCCCAGCTTCGACAGTTGCGCGCGCACGGAAGCGGGAATGCTCTCTTCCACCCCCAGCACATCCGGCTCGTAAAAGCTGATTCTTCCCGCCGCGATGGCCTGCCGGATATCCATCTTGAAGTCGATCAGGTTCACTACCATCTGCGCAACGGTCTGCCCAATCGTATGGCCTCCCGGCGTGCCGATTGCGACCCACGGCCGCCCGTCTCGCAGGATAATCGTCGGACAGTCGCCCGACAGTTTGCGGCGGCCGGCGTGGGCATCCATCGGGTTGCCTTTGGGTTCGAAGGTACAATAGGCGAGGGAGTTGTTCAGCCAGATGCCGGTTCCCTTGGGCATGATCCGGGCGCCGAAGGCGTTTCCCAGTGTCTGCGTGGCCGAAACGACGTTTCCCCACCGGTCGGCGACGACAAAGTGTGTCGTGTGCTGTTGCCGGTTGCCGAAACTGGTCGGCGGCATAAAAGGCCGCGCCCGGTTGGGATCGATTTTTGCTGCCTCTTCTTTCCAGTAGGCCTCCGACAAAAGCCGGTCCAGCGGAGGAGGATCGATTTCAGGATCTCCGGCATAGCGCAGCCGCACCCAGAAGCCGAGCTTCGTGATCTCCGCAAACGTGTGCAGATATGCGGCGCTGTTGTGTCCGAGCGCGCGCGTATCAAACTGGCTCATCATGCCGAGTCGGACGAGGTAGTCGAAAGTGTTGGCCGGCGGCGATGCGGTAACGATTTGATGGTCGCGGTAGGAGATCTGAATGGGCTTCCACCATTCAGCCTGGTCGGCGGCCAGATCCCGCATGGATAAGAAGCCGTCCCGTTCCCGCATGGCGGCATCAATAGCCTTGCCGATCTCTCCTTCGTAGAAAGCCCTTGCACCTTCGCTTGCGACCAGGCGCAGGGAGCGCGCGAGGTCCTTCTGGACTAGACGTTCGCCGGCCTTCAGGGGCCGGCCATCCCGGCCATACTCCCGGCGAGCCCAATCCGGGAACGACGAAAATGCCGCTGCAATCGATCTCTCCTGTACCGGGCTGATGGCAAAGCCCCCCTCCGCCAGTTCGATCGCGGATTTAAACAGGTCACCCCACACAGATTTCCCGTAGAGTCTGGAGAGCTGTTCCCAGGCATGGACATTCCCCGGGGTCGAGACCGCCTTGGCACCTCGCCGGTTTTCTTCATAGTTGGGCGTCGGAGCGCGGAACGCGTCGGAATTGACCGCGAACGGAATCCTCCCGCTCGGATTGAGAAACCGGGTTTCCCCCTTGCGGGCGTCATAGATCAGGATGGTGCCATATCCCCCCATGCCGGACATGTCAGGTTCGACCACGTTCAACG is part of the Terriglobia bacterium genome and encodes:
- the ggt gene encoding gamma-glutamyltransferase encodes the protein MKTSLCVLVLVAMLVWNSSLGWQSDASAVGSSGMISSAHPLASEAGIRTLKEGGNAFDAAVAVAAALNVVEPDMSGMGGYGTILIYDARKGETRFLNPSGRIPFAVNSDAFRAPTPNYEENRRGAKAVSTPGNVHAWEQLSRLYGKSVWGDLFKSAIELAEGGFAISPVQERSIAAAFSSFPDWARREYGRDGRPLKAGERLVQKDLARSLRLVASEGARAFYEGEIGKAIDAAMRERDGFLSMRDLAADQAEWWKPIQISYRDHQIVTASPPANTFDYLVRLGMMSQFDTRALGHNSAAYLHTFAEITKLGFWVRLRYAGDPEIDPPPLDRLLSEAYWKEEAAKIDPNRARPFMPPTSFGNRQQHTTHFVVADRWGNVVSATQTLGNAFGARIMPKGTGIWLNNSLAYCTFEPKGNPMDAHAGRRKLSGDCPTIILRDGRPWVAIGTPGGHTIGQTVAQMVVNLIDFKMDIRQAIAAGRISFYEPDVLGVEESIPASVRAQLSKLGHNIRVVPGIGNAHGLTIEYDSAHKPVRFTGAADPRGQGKAIGY